The following proteins are co-located in the Solanum pennellii chromosome 1, SPENNV200 genome:
- the LOC107012988 gene encoding pentatricopeptide repeat-containing protein At1g26900, mitochondrial, protein MNIAVKSYCSHHLRQNFKQFSRHCSTFFSDQNLISQLQSCKNISEITQFHALMIKTGQDQIPFTLSKLLACSIQFTDYTSSIFKYVKSPNLYMYNTMLRSYSISDDPQKGLVFFNYMREQSVVLDQFAFVSVLRSCIRLMEKWTGVAVHSVVLKSGFDLFLDLKNTLLNFYCVCGGIHCAHKLFDEISKRDLVSWNTLMGGYLCVSNYSGVLDMFVELRRDGIYASVTTMLCVLSAIGELRIALVGESLHGYCIKIGFCDSLKVLTAFISMYGKIGCVSSGRSLFDEASQKDVVLWNCLIDGYAKNGLLQEALSLLREMKVQRLKPNSSTLASLLSFCASSGALNMGEYIQNFVEDQQLALDPVHGTALIDMYAKCGLLVKAVNVFDSMETKDVKSWTAMIMGYGVHGEAKDAIALFHRMEDEGFRPNEVTFLAVFNACSHGGLVAEGISCFRKMVLEYGLTPKIEHYGCLIDILGRGGLLEIARELIKDLPIEGDATAWRALLAACRVHGSVELGAQVKKELEQRFGEHPADSLLLNCTYAIAGILPEDRDMLEVKEGKLEIEVGSSLSGKKEAGCSSIELCDSSRIFLSQCVVR, encoded by the coding sequence ATGAACATAGCCGTTAAATCCTACTGTTCACATCATCTAAGACAAAACTTCAAACAATTTTCAAGACAttgttcaacatttttttcAGATCAAAATCTCATTTCTCAGTTacaatcatgcaaaaatatCTCAGAAATCACTCAATTTCATGCCTTGATGATTAAAACTGGTCAAGACCAAATCCCTTTCACTCTAAGCAAACTCCTCGCATGTTCAATCCAGTTTACAGATTATACATCTTCAATTTTCAAGTATGTAAAAAGCCCAAATCTTTATATGTATAATACCATGCTTCGTAGCTATTCAATTAGTGATGACCCACAAAAGGGTCTTGTGTTTTTCAACTATATGAGGGAACAAAGTGTTGTTCTTGATCAGTTTGCTTTTGTTTCTGTGCTTCGATCTTGTATACGTTTGATGGAGAAATGGACTGGTGTAGCTGTTCATTCAGTTGTTTTGAAATCTGGGTTTGATTTGTTTCTTGATTTGAAGAATAcccttttgaatttttattgtgtttgtgGGGGAATCCATTGTGCACACAAACTGTTTGATGAAATTTCAAAGAGGGATTTGGTTTCTTGGAACACCTTGATGGGTGGTTATCTTTGTGTAAGTAATTATTCTGGTGTTTTGGATATGTTTGTAGAGTTGCGTAGGGATGGTATTTATGCTAGTGTCACGACGATGTTGTGTGTTTTGTCTGCGATTGGTGAGTTAAGGATTGCTTTGGTAGGGGAATCCCTGCATGGTTATTGCATAAAGATTGGATTTTGCGATAGTTTGAAGGTGCTAACTGCCTTTATATCTATGTATGGGAAGATTGGTTGTGTTAGTTCAGGCCGTAGTCTATTCGATGAAGCTTCTCAGAAAGATGTTGTCTTGTGGAACTGTTTGATAGATGGATATGCTAAAAATGGATTGCTACAAGAGGCATTGTCTCTACTGAGGGAAATGAAGGTCCAAAGATTGAAGCCGAATTCGTCAACTTTGGCAAGTTTGCTTTCTTTTTGTGCTTCCTCCGGAGCTCTTAACATGGGTGAATATATTCAGAACTTTGTGGAAGACCAGCAGTTAGCTTTGGATCCAGTTCATGGCACGGCATTGATCGATATGTATGCTAAGTGTGGGTTGCTTGTGAAGGCAGTTAATGTTTTTGACAGTATGGAGACTAAAGATGTGAAGTCTTGGACAGCGATGATAATGGGTTATGGGGTGCATGGGGAGGCAAAGGATGCTATTGCACTCTTCCACAGAATGGAGGATGAAGGTTTTAGGCCTAATGAAGTAACTTTTTTGGCAGTATTTAATGCTTGTAGTCATGGGGGACTAGTGGCAGAGGGCATCAGTTGTTTTAGGAAAATGGTCCTAGAATATGGCTTGACTCCTAAAATTGAGCATTATGGATGTTTGATTGATATCTTAGGTCGTGGTGGATTGCTTGAAATAGCACGAGAACTAATAAAAGATTTGCCCATTGAGGGGGATGCTACTGCATGGCGTGCGTTGCTAGCAGCATGCAGAGTTCATGGTAGTGTTGAGTTGGGAGCACAAGTGAAAAAAGAACTGGAACAAAGATTTGGTGAACACCCTGCTGATTCACTACTTCTGAACTGTACTTATGCCATCGCTGGCATATTGCCCGAGGATAGAGACATGCTAGAGGTGAAGGAAGGTAAATTAGAAATAGAGGTGGGATCTTCTCTCAGTGGGAAGAAGGAAGCTGGATGCAGCTCAATTGAATTATGTGATAGTAGCCGGATTTTTCTTAGCCAATGTGTAGTACGCTAG